From one Marmota flaviventris isolate mMarFla1 chromosome 1, mMarFla1.hap1, whole genome shotgun sequence genomic stretch:
- the Ccdc66 gene encoding coiled-coil domain-containing protein 66 isoform X7 yields the protein MNLGDGLKLEAELLDGKTKLILSPYEHKSKFSVKMGNKTKIAKCPLRTKQTGHIIKSQNTCIGSGKLFQKKTIDSGTSQARGEKNRMILSPTKDLCKKYTDKDCLCSPKEISSTTPNIQKNRNTIDISLVDKQKSHKKHITVENMNSGLVCLTQDQLQQILMTVNQGNGSVSLTENGKEEETSQDSLHLNNIPSQPKDKNIMGLLQKYEAVSSIPDENKSVLNKNQEAPKQYEQKIALENEWKPGDIFSTLGERERDRSLLEAKKAQWKKELDEQVALKKKEKEASEKWSNSWKKSESDKIMWEKLQILDHSKEAMLLEHPFGVVKQEQRKWIEELNKQVEDDQQRKTEEKIIFSKGEEHDRWAMHFDSLKSHPGSRSQLSSRSTQKQPEYFCVSPDTQELADVSSVYTPTTGSQFETSEEEHIAKPLRDVAEANNQKTNFLRSMTALLDPAQIEERDRRRQKQLEHQKAITAQVEEKRRKKQLEEEQRKKEEQEEERRLAREREEMQKQYEEDILKQKKKEEIMTLKTNELFQTMQRAQELAHRLKQEQRIRELAQKGHDTSRLMKNLGVDTIQMDYNASINISNSRHDSEEASGKMNSCINSTTSPRKDTGVQTDDLTTGIFANAESYCEYVKEREITNCSSPEISVELNGQFKTDKQELSKKNANLEKENSLCNEFIKPEKQTKHMKRCPRRPEWNLNKPLKRYVPASEKYPIQLQRQREEKKVRRQMELLHLVERNNPEHLSQNRGTSSEVHSSQQETESQSRWHLVKKEEESLKIHSLNKERYVGYFPCIH from the exons ATGAACTTGGG AGATGGGTTAAAGCTCGAGGCTGAATTACTGGATGGAAAAACCAAGCTAATATTATCTCCATATG aacATAAATCAAAATTTTCTGTGAAG ATGGGAAATAAGACCAAGATTGCAAAATGTCctttaagaacaaaacaaactggacacattataaaatcacaaaatactTGTATTGGGAGTGGAAAACTTTTCCAAAAGAAGACAATTGATTCGGGAACCTCACAGGCAAGAggtgaaaaaaatagaatgatacTTTCACCCACTAAGGATTTATGTAAGAAGTATACAGACAAAGACTGTCTTTGTTCCCCCAAAGAGATTTCATCTACAACCCCCAATATACAGAAGAATAGAAACACCATAGATATATCTCTAGTAGACAAACAGAAGTCTCACAAGAAGCACATCACAGTTGAAAACATGAACAGTGGTTTGGTGTGTCTAACACAAGACCAACTACAACAGATTTTGATGACTGTAAACCAAGGAAATGGATCTGTTTCCCTGACTGAGaatggaaaggaggaagaaacaa GTCAGGATAGTCTCCATTTGAACAATATTCCCAGTCAGCCAAAGGACAAGAACATTATGGGATTACTCCAAAAATATGAGGCTGTTTCATCTATTCCAGATGAAAATAAatctgtcttaaataaaaatcaGGAGGCACCTAAACAATATGAACAGAAAATTGCCCT AGAGAATGAATGGAAACCAGGAGATATATTCAGTACTCTGGGGGAAAGAGAACGTGATAGAAGTTTGTTAGAAGCAAAAAAAGCCCAGTGGAAGAAAGAATTAG ATGAACAGGTtgctttaaagaagaaagaaaaagaagcttcTGAAAAGTGGAGTAATTCTTGGAAAAAATCTGAAAGTGATAAAATAATGTGGGAAAAACTTCAAATTTTAGACCACTCTAAG GAAGCAATGCTGCTGGAGCATCCTTTTGGTGTTGTGAAACAAGAACAGAGAAAATGGATTGAAGAGTTGAATAAACAAGTAGAAGATGACCAGCAaaggaaaacagaggaaaaaattatattttcaaag GGTGAGGAACATGACAGATGGgcaatgcattttgattcactaaAGAGTCATCCTGGTTCTCGGTCTCAGCTCTCCTCTCGGTCAACACAGAAACAACCAGAGTACTTCTGTGTCTCTCCTGATACTCAGGAGCTGGCTGATGTCAGTAGTGTTTATACACCTACAACTGGAAGCCAGTTCGAAACTTCAGAAGAGGAGCACATAGCAAAACCTCTTAGGGATGTGGCTGAGGCAAATAATCAGAAAACGAA CTTCCTTCGTTCTATGACTGCTCTCTTGGACCCAGCACAGATTGAGGAACGGGACAGACGGCGACAAAAACAGTTAGAACATCAG AAAGCAATCACTGCTCAGGTAGAAGAGAAGCGCAGGAAGAAGCAGCTGgaagaagagcaaagaaagaaggaagaacaagAAGAAGAGCGTCGCTTAGCACGGGAACGAGAAGAGATGCAGAAACAGTATGAAGAAGACAtacttaagcaaaaaaaaaaagaa GAAATCATGACTCTCAAGACGAATGAGCTATTCCAAACAATGCAGAGAGCACAGGAATTGGCACACAGACTAAAACAAGAACAGAGAATCCGAGAATTGGCTCAAAAGGGACATGACACTTCTAGATTGATGAAAAATCTTGGTG TTGATACAATACAAATGGACTATAATGCATCCATTAACATTTCAAATTCAAGACATGACTCTGAGGAAGCCAGTGGTAAAATGAACTCATGTATCAATTCTACGACTTCTCCTAGGAAGGATACTGGTGTGCAGACAg atgACTTAACTACAGGCATATTTGCCAATGCAGAGTCATACTGTGAATatgtaaaggaaagagaaatcacAAATTGTTCATCTCCTGAGATTTCTGTAGAACTTAATGGACAATTTAAGACAGACAAGCAAGAATTAAGTAAGAAAAATGccaacttagaaaaagaaaacagtttatgCAATGAATTTATAAAaccagagaaacaaacaaaacacatgaAGAGGTGTCCTAGAAGGCCTGAATGGAATTTAAATAAGCCTCTCAAAAGGTATGTTCCAGCATCAGAAAAGTATCCCATACAGCTTCaaaggcagagagaagaaaaaaaggtaagGAGGCAGATGGAACTGCTTCATTTGGTAGAGAGAAATAATCCTGAACACCTCTCTCAAAATAGAGGCACTTCATCAGAAGTTCATTCATCTCAACAAGAAACTGAATCACAGAGCAGGTGGCATCTAGTCAAAAAG GAAGAAGAATCTCTGAaaattcattcattgaacaagGAAAGGTATGTGGGTTATTTTCCATGCATTCATTGA